Proteins from a genomic interval of Bos mutus isolate GX-2022 chromosome 15, NWIPB_WYAK_1.1, whole genome shotgun sequence:
- the SLC35F2 gene encoding solute carrier family 35 member F2 isoform X2 has protein sequence MVAWHHRLNEHEFEQTLGNSEEQESLACCVPWSCRVRHNLLLDCFGIPVLMALSWFVLYARYRVIHFIAVAVCLLGVGTMVGADILAGREDNTGNNVLIGDILVLLGASLYAVSNVCEEYIVKKLSRKEFLGMVGLFGTIISGIQLLIVEYKDIASIHWDWKIALLFVAFALCMFCLYSFMPLVIKVTSATSVNLGILTADLYSLFFGLFLFGYKFSGLYILSFTVIMVGFILYCSTPTRTAEPAESSVPPVTSIGIDNLGLKLEENLQETHSAVL, from the exons atggttgcatggcatcaccgactcaatgaacatgagtttgagcaaactctgggaaatagcgaagaacaggaaagcctggcatgctgcgttccatggagttgcagagtcagacacaactta CTTTTGGATTGCTTTGGGATTCCTGTGTTGATGGCTCTTTCGTGGTTTGTTCTTTATGCAAGATACAGAGTGATCCACTTCATTGCTGTGGCTGTCTGTCTGTTGGGTGTAGGAACTATGGTTGGTGCAGACATATTAGCAGGGAGGGAAGACAATACAG GTAATAATGTACTGATTGGTGACATCTTGGTCCTTCTTGGAGCTTCCCTCTATGCTGTTTCTAATGTGTGTGAAGAATACATCgtgaagaagctgagcagaaAGGAGTTTTTAGGAATGGTGGGCTTATTTGGAACAATTATCAGTGGCATACAGCT ATTGATTGTGGAATATAAGGATATTGCCAGCATTCACTGGGACTGGAAAattg CCCTGCTATTTGTGGCGTTTGCCCTCTGTATGTTTTGCCTGTATAGCTTCATGCCACTGGTGATCAAAGTCACCAGTGCCACTTCTGTCAACCTGGGCATCCTGACAGCTGACCTCTACAGTCTTTTCTTCGGACTCTTTCTGTTTGGCTATAAG TTTTCAGGACTCTAcatcctgtccttcactgtcatcATGGTGGGGTTCATCCTGTACTGCTCCACCCCGACGCGCACGGCAGAGCCAGCTGAAAGCAGTGTACCACCAGTCACCAGCATTGGAATTGACAACCTGGGACTGAAGCTTGAGGAGAACCTGCAGGAGACCCACTCTGCAGTCTTGTAG
- the SLC35F2 gene encoding solute carrier family 35 member F2 isoform X1: protein MLQSFINYCLLFLIYTVMLAFQSGSDNLLCILKKKWWKYILLGLADVEANYLIVRAYQYTTLTSVQLLDCFGIPVLMALSWFVLYARYRVIHFIAVAVCLLGVGTMVGADILAGREDNTGNNVLIGDILVLLGASLYAVSNVCEEYIVKKLSRKEFLGMVGLFGTIISGIQLLIVEYKDIASIHWDWKIALLFVAFALCMFCLYSFMPLVIKVTSATSVNLGILTADLYSLFFGLFLFGYKFSGLYILSFTVIMVGFILYCSTPTRTAEPAESSVPPVTSIGIDNLGLKLEENLQETHSAVL, encoded by the exons ATGCTTCAGAGCTTTATCAACTATTGTTTGCTGTTTCTAATTTATACAGTGATGCTGGCATTTCAATCAG GTAGTGATAATCTTTTATgcatcttgaaaaagaaatggtGGAAGTACATCCTGCTTGGACTAGCAGATGTAGAAGCTAATTACCTGATTGTCAGAGCATACCAGTACACAACTCTAACCAGTGTCCAG CTTTTGGATTGCTTTGGGATTCCTGTGTTGATGGCTCTTTCGTGGTTTGTTCTTTATGCAAGATACAGAGTGATCCACTTCATTGCTGTGGCTGTCTGTCTGTTGGGTGTAGGAACTATGGTTGGTGCAGACATATTAGCAGGGAGGGAAGACAATACAG GTAATAATGTACTGATTGGTGACATCTTGGTCCTTCTTGGAGCTTCCCTCTATGCTGTTTCTAATGTGTGTGAAGAATACATCgtgaagaagctgagcagaaAGGAGTTTTTAGGAATGGTGGGCTTATTTGGAACAATTATCAGTGGCATACAGCT ATTGATTGTGGAATATAAGGATATTGCCAGCATTCACTGGGACTGGAAAattg CCCTGCTATTTGTGGCGTTTGCCCTCTGTATGTTTTGCCTGTATAGCTTCATGCCACTGGTGATCAAAGTCACCAGTGCCACTTCTGTCAACCTGGGCATCCTGACAGCTGACCTCTACAGTCTTTTCTTCGGACTCTTTCTGTTTGGCTATAAG TTTTCAGGACTCTAcatcctgtccttcactgtcatcATGGTGGGGTTCATCCTGTACTGCTCCACCCCGACGCGCACGGCAGAGCCAGCTGAAAGCAGTGTACCACCAGTCACCAGCATTGGAATTGACAACCTGGGACTGAAGCTTGAGGAGAACCTGCAGGAGACCCACTCTGCAGTCTTGTAG